From the Lysobacterales bacterium genome, one window contains:
- a CDS encoding YkgJ family cysteine cluster protein, whose translation MSSTSLDAERLCQSCGACCESYRVSFYWAETLELGIPDAMVEQLTPWNACLRGTNSAMPRCAALTGTVGERVACGMYAARPSPCREVQIGDDRCRRARQRHELPDLPTSLWLDDKPAP comes from the coding sequence ATGTCGAGCACTTCGCTTGATGCCGAACGGCTGTGCCAATCCTGCGGCGCCTGCTGCGAATCCTATCGCGTGTCGTTCTACTGGGCGGAAACGCTGGAACTCGGCATTCCCGACGCCATGGTCGAGCAATTGACGCCCTGGAATGCCTGCCTGCGCGGCACCAATTCGGCGATGCCGCGCTGCGCAGCACTGACCGGCACGGTCGGCGAACGCGTCGCCTGCGGCATGTACGCGGCGCGCCCCTCGCCCTGCCGCGAAGTTCAGATTGGTGACGATCGTTGCCGACGCGCGCGCCAGCGCCACGAGTTGCCCGATCTTCCGACGTCCCTGTGGCTCGATGACAAACCTGCACCCTGA
- a CDS encoding peptidylprolyl isomerase yields the protein MQVTKDKVVMFHYTLTDAAGHQIDSSREGGEPLAILAGHGSLIPGVEKALEGKSAGDQFVITVPPEEGYGLRDEDRTQRVPKKYFQDGDKLKPGMVTVLKSQQGMHQVTVIKVGATVVDIDANHPLAGKTLNFDIEITEVRDASEEEVAHGHVHGAGGHHH from the coding sequence ATGCAGGTCACGAAAGACAAAGTCGTCATGTTCCATTACACGCTGACCGACGCGGCCGGCCACCAGATCGACTCGTCGCGTGAAGGCGGCGAGCCGCTGGCGATCCTCGCCGGCCATGGCTCGCTGATCCCGGGTGTCGAAAAGGCGCTCGAGGGCAAGTCGGCCGGTGACCAGTTCGTGATCACCGTGCCGCCCGAGGAAGGCTACGGGCTGCGTGACGAGGATCGCACCCAGCGCGTGCCGAAGAAGTACTTCCAGGACGGCGACAAGCTGAAGCCGGGCATGGTCACCGTGCTGAAGTCACAACAAGGCATGCACCAGGTCACCGTGATCAAGGTCGGTGCGACGGTCGTCGACATCGATGCCAATCATCCGCTCGCAGGCAAGACGCTCAACTTCGATATCGAGATCACCGAAGTGCGCGACGCCAGCGAAGAAGAAGTCGCCCACGGTCACGTGCACGGCGCGGGTGGTCATCACCACTGA
- a CDS encoding LEA type 2 family protein has protein sequence MRTLRLFTLSLALILAACATAPPKRINPPALSIQRLAMPDSGSADVELRLQNHSDVPMRFATIDLKLRFAGVDAGTLRVQPGIEVAPHNAEVVTVPIDPTHHAEIARVLADQRDGTVHYQLRGTVDISEPERQYDINFESRLSPVPGKPGEFR, from the coding sequence ATGCGCACCCTCCGACTGTTCACCTTGAGTCTCGCCCTGATTCTGGCGGCCTGCGCCACCGCGCCGCCGAAGCGCATCAATCCGCCCGCGCTGTCGATCCAGCGCCTGGCGATGCCGGATTCCGGCAGCGCGGACGTCGAACTGCGCCTCCAGAATCACAGCGATGTGCCGATGCGCTTCGCCACCATCGACCTGAAACTGCGCTTCGCCGGCGTTGATGCCGGGACGTTGCGGGTCCAGCCCGGCATCGAGGTCGCGCCGCACAATGCCGAAGTCGTGACAGTACCGATCGACCCCACGCACCACGCCGAGATCGCACGGGTGCTGGCGGACCAGCGCGATGGCACCGTGCACTACCAGTTGCGCGGCACGGTCGATATCAGCGAACCCGAACGCCAATACGACATCAACTTCGAAAGTCGCCTGAGCCCGGTGCCGGGCAAGCCCGGCGAGTTCCGCTGA